A stretch of the Rhizobium sullae genome encodes the following:
- a CDS encoding ABC transporter permease: MEWFYKFPHMDDDALRNLKKAIDDGFRTFTRAYGDAIEGFFSPLQHFLIAADRFMTQTPWPIITVLVLAIAWAASRSFKVASGCLFTLLAIGYFDMWDDTMRTVSMIFVCTLLSIAIGIPVGILMSQSDRVQRIVNPILDVMQTMPSFVYLIPVVMLLGIGKVPGLIAVVIYAIPPMIRLTDLGIRLVDKDVLEAADAFGSSGRQKLFKVQLPLALPTIMAGINQTIMMALAMVVVASMIGVQGLGQPVLKAIANQYFTLGIFNGLAIVGIAIIFDRVSQAYGKRLQRHREIVHG; this comes from the coding sequence ATGGAATGGTTTTACAAATTCCCGCATATGGATGATGACGCTCTTCGCAATCTCAAGAAGGCGATCGACGACGGGTTTCGCACATTCACCCGCGCTTATGGCGATGCGATCGAAGGTTTCTTCTCCCCGCTGCAGCATTTTCTCATCGCCGCCGACCGGTTTATGACGCAGACGCCGTGGCCGATCATCACCGTGCTTGTCCTCGCGATCGCCTGGGCGGCAAGCCGCAGCTTCAAGGTCGCATCAGGCTGTCTTTTTACGCTGCTGGCCATTGGCTATTTCGACATGTGGGACGACACCATGCGCACCGTCTCGATGATCTTTGTGTGCACCCTACTCTCTATCGCCATCGGTATTCCGGTCGGCATTTTAATGTCCCAGTCTGACCGGGTTCAGAGGATCGTCAATCCGATCCTTGACGTTATGCAGACCATGCCGAGCTTCGTCTATCTCATCCCGGTGGTCATGCTCCTGGGGATTGGCAAAGTGCCCGGGCTGATTGCAGTCGTCATTTACGCCATTCCGCCGATGATCAGACTGACCGATCTGGGTATTCGCCTCGTCGACAAGGACGTCCTTGAGGCCGCCGATGCGTTCGGATCATCAGGCCGACAGAAGCTGTTCAAAGTCCAACTGCCGCTGGCGCTTCCGACCATCATGGCCGGCATCAACCAGACCATCATGATGGCACTCGCCATGGTCGTGGTCGCATCGATGATTGGCGTGCAGGGGCTTGGCCAGCCTGTTCTCAAGGCGATCGCGAACCAGTACTTCACATTGGGAATTTTCAATGGCCTTGCCATCGTCGGCATCGCCATAATCTTCGACAGAGTCAGCCAAGCCTATGGCAAGAGACTCCAAAGGCACCGGGAGATCGTCCATGGTTGA
- a CDS encoding quaternary amine ABC transporter ATP-binding protein, with amino-acid sequence MVDHHFGGIKIRRLYKIFGPNGATYVDAVRNGLGKAELNERHGHVLGLKDINIEMPAGSIQVIMGLSGSGKSTLIRHINRLIDPTAGEVRVNGVDVVKMNPAELQEFRRHQTAMVFQKFALLPHRTVLENTIYGLEVQGVPRSKGVETAMQWIERVGLKGFEQKYPNQLSGGMQQRVGLARALANDAPVLLMDEAYSALDPLIRTDMQTVLLDLQKEIKKTVVFITHDLDEALRLGDQIAILRDGEVIQQGTSQDIVLRPADEYIANFVKEVNRGRVIHVDAVMTPAGPEHRLNGTNIASGTTIEDAIRILTDRRADEDVAVTDSTGAAIGTLSLRQLASAIVTPH; translated from the coding sequence ATGGTTGATCACCATTTCGGCGGCATCAAAATCCGCCGCCTCTACAAGATCTTCGGGCCCAACGGCGCTACCTATGTCGACGCCGTCCGGAACGGTCTCGGAAAAGCCGAACTGAACGAAAGGCACGGACACGTGCTCGGTCTGAAAGATATCAACATCGAGATGCCGGCTGGTTCCATTCAAGTGATTATGGGGCTGTCGGGCTCCGGGAAGTCCACGCTGATCCGGCATATCAACCGTTTGATCGATCCGACCGCCGGCGAGGTTCGAGTGAACGGTGTCGACGTTGTCAAGATGAACCCCGCGGAATTGCAGGAGTTTCGTCGCCACCAGACGGCAATGGTGTTTCAGAAATTTGCGCTGCTTCCGCATCGCACTGTTCTTGAAAACACGATCTACGGATTGGAAGTCCAAGGCGTCCCGCGCTCCAAAGGCGTCGAAACAGCCATGCAATGGATCGAGCGCGTCGGGCTGAAGGGATTCGAACAGAAATATCCCAATCAGCTTTCAGGAGGAATGCAGCAACGCGTCGGCCTTGCCCGCGCGCTGGCCAACGACGCGCCCGTCTTGCTCATGGACGAAGCGTACTCGGCCCTTGATCCGCTGATCAGGACGGACATGCAGACCGTCCTGTTGGACCTGCAAAAAGAGATCAAAAAGACGGTCGTATTCATCACTCACGATCTCGATGAGGCTCTCCGCCTGGGTGACCAGATAGCCATTCTCAGGGATGGCGAGGTCATTCAGCAAGGCACCAGCCAGGACATCGTCCTTAGACCGGCCGACGAATACATCGCCAATTTCGTGAAGGAGGTCAATCGGGGACGAGTGATCCACGTAGATGCGGTTATGACGCCGGCCGGGCCTGAGCATCGCCTGAATGGCACGAACATAGCATCGGGAACGACAATCGAAGATGCAATAAGGATATTGACCGATCGACGCGCGGACGAGGACGTGGCCGTGACGGATTCGACCGGAGCGGCCATCGGCACCCTTAGCCTCCGACAACTGGCATCTGCGATAGTCACTCCTCATTAA